From a region of the Aeoliella mucimassa genome:
- a CDS encoding TROVE domain-containing protein → MANKNLFQSIRGTYTEKTNTHNKAGGQAYRRSDKQALGQLATTGCLGATFYAGAQEQLDKVLKLSEKVEPEFLARLAVYARTVGHMKDMPALLCAVLSVRSPGLLAEVFDRVIDSPKMMRNFVQIMRSGVVGRKSLGTLPKRLVLDWLAARSDDQLFVGSVGADPSLADVLRMVHPKPQTASREALYGYLIGREYRRDALPQLVQQYETFKRNTNPGKVMLPEVPFQMLTSLPLTPKDWKQIARRASWQMTRMNLNTFLRHGVLEDREMVHLIANRLRNPRLIEKARVFPYQLLVAYLNVNRSVPIEIQEALQDAMELAIKNAPRVAGKVHVCPDVSGSMHSPVTGYRQGSSTAVRCLDVAALVAATILRQNRSAEVLPFKEDIVNIRMNGRDSVMTNAERIASVSPGGTNCSAPLRELNRRKAKGDLVIFVSDNESWIDSPGYGRFGGSRTETMKQWSLFKSRNRKARLICIDLQPSVTMQANEQADIVNVGGFSDQVFKLIADVASGKHSVDHWIQQIESIRL, encoded by the coding sequence ATGGCTAACAAGAACCTATTCCAATCGATCCGCGGTACTTACACCGAAAAAACCAACACTCACAACAAAGCAGGCGGACAGGCTTATCGTCGGTCCGACAAGCAGGCACTCGGCCAACTGGCCACGACCGGCTGCTTGGGAGCGACCTTCTACGCTGGAGCGCAGGAGCAGCTCGATAAGGTGCTAAAACTCTCCGAAAAGGTCGAACCCGAATTCCTCGCCCGCTTGGCCGTATACGCCCGCACCGTGGGACACATGAAAGACATGCCAGCCCTATTGTGCGCAGTGCTATCGGTTCGCTCTCCAGGCTTACTGGCAGAAGTGTTCGATCGCGTGATCGACTCCCCAAAGATGATGCGCAACTTCGTACAAATCATGCGGTCGGGTGTGGTTGGGCGTAAGAGCCTGGGCACTTTGCCAAAGCGGCTTGTGCTCGATTGGCTTGCCGCCCGAAGTGACGATCAGCTGTTCGTTGGTTCGGTCGGTGCCGATCCTTCGCTAGCCGACGTCTTGCGAATGGTCCACCCTAAACCACAAACCGCTTCGCGTGAGGCCCTTTACGGTTACCTTATCGGACGCGAGTACAGACGTGATGCATTGCCACAACTAGTGCAGCAATACGAGACCTTTAAGCGAAACACGAATCCCGGAAAGGTGATGCTTCCCGAGGTTCCTTTCCAAATGCTTACTTCGCTGCCACTTACTCCGAAGGACTGGAAGCAGATTGCCCGCCGGGCTTCCTGGCAGATGACACGGATGAACTTAAACACATTCCTCCGTCATGGAGTACTTGAGGACCGCGAAATGGTGCACTTGATTGCGAATCGGCTCCGCAACCCACGATTGATCGAAAAGGCGCGAGTCTTTCCGTATCAACTCCTTGTGGCGTACTTGAACGTCAACCGCTCGGTTCCGATCGAGATCCAAGAAGCCTTGCAGGATGCTATGGAACTGGCGATTAAGAACGCCCCGCGCGTTGCCGGAAAAGTGCATGTGTGCCCCGACGTGTCGGGGTCGATGCACTCGCCGGTTACCGGATATCGCCAGGGTTCGTCGACCGCGGTGCGATGCTTGGATGTTGCCGCCCTGGTGGCAGCAACCATTCTTCGCCAAAACCGCTCGGCGGAAGTGCTGCCCTTCAAGGAAGACATCGTGAACATTCGCATGAATGGGCGCGATTCGGTGATGACAAATGCTGAGCGGATTGCCTCGGTTTCTCCAGGGGGAACCAACTGCAGTGCACCGCTACGCGAATTGAATCGCCGAAAAGCGAAGGGCGATTTGGTGATTTTCGTTTCCGACAATGAGTCGTGGATCGATTCGCCCGGATATGGACGTTTCGGTGGAAGCCGAACCGAAACCATGAAGCAATGGTCCTTGTTCAAGTCGCGAAACCGAAAAGCCCGTTTGATTTGCATTGACCTTCAACCGTCGGTCACCATGCAGGCAAACGAGCAAGCCGACATCGTGAACGTCGGTGGCTTCAGCGACCAGGTGTTCAAGCTCATCGCCGACGTGGCGAGCGGAAAACACTCGGTGGACCACTGGATTCAACAAATCGAGTCGATTCGACTGTAA